CGTCAGGCGGCCCATCAATCCGAACTCGGCGATGGCGCCGAGGAAGCGGTCGGGAGAAAGAATGCCCCTGACCGGGTGATGCCAGCGAACCAGCGCCTCCACCCCTCGCAGTGGCAGATCCCGTTCATCGCCGAGGCTGACCTTCGGCTGGTAGCGCAGAACGATCTCACCCCGTCCAAAGGCTTGCTCGATCTCGCGGAGTGTCACCGCTTCCTGCTTCATCTGGGTTGCCTCGAACAGCGCGGACACGTCGTCAGTGGCAAAGGGCTTGCGAAGCGTGCCGACCACGTCGAGATTGCGCGCGGCGGCCAGGCTCGCTGCGGTGTTCAGCACCTTCTTGTCTACATCGCCGGTTATGATGACCCTTGCTTCGTCGTTGCTGTTGGACAGCCAGCGCAGCAGCTCGATTCCGTCCATGTCGACGAGGTTGAGGCTCAGGCAAATCAGCGTCGGCTGCCAGCCGGAGTAATGCTCGATGAATTCGGCAGCGGTGGTCAAAGCGCGCGCTTCAATATCATAGCGGCCCGCGAGCGAAACCAGCTGCTTCCCAGCCTCGTGGTCTGGGTCTACAATGAGGAGTCTTTGCAGTGTCTGGCTCATGAATGCTCGTCGTCTGCGCTTTTCAAAACCACAGGCTCTGGTCGACTTCCAGATTTCCTGCACATTAGGAGCATGCCACAGGATGATGCGGAAGTCTTATAAAGATGTTGTTCTGAGACTGGCATACAAGGCTAGTAGTCGCGTGTCTCGATTCGAAAATCTCTTTGTTACTCAGTCGGTTAGCTGGTAGTGATCCATTTTTGCAGCGGGCCGGTTCAGAGTTGCCGCCATTGCAGCTTAGGGAAATGGCCGAGTTCCGGCTTCGAAAAGGCAATTTTGCGACGATTTTAACGCTGGCGCGTTTTCATGTGAACATAAGGCGTAGGCCTTCATTTTCCAGGGTTTTCAAGAATTGTCTAGATCAGTCCTACTATCATCAACCGACTTAATGATCCGTACTGCTCCATTGAATTGCAAAAACGCATCGCAAGCCTCGTCACCGACGGATCCGTCGGACGTGCCGGAGCAGGGGACGGCCCGCGTGCCGGACGGGACCCGCGTCTATGCGGTGGGCGATATTCACGGGCGTGCGGACCTGCTGGAGGATCTGCTCGCGCTCATCGCGGCCGACATGGACAGCTTCGGCGGAGAGGATTGCACCGTTGTTTTCCTGGGCGATTATCTCAATCGCGGGCCGGGAACGCGCGAGGTCATCGGGAGGTTGGCAGCACAGCCCCTGCTTGGTGCCCGGCACGTTTTCTTGCGCGGCAATCACGATGCGCTGCTGCTGAACTATCTCGATGATCCGGGCTTGTTGCCGACTTTTCTGCGCTACGGCGGCAGCGCCACCCTGGCTTCCTACGGTGTCCAGGTCGCCGACCCAGCGGGACGGGTGCGCCCCGACCGTGAGCTTCATCGGGATTTCTTGAAGGCGCTGCCGGCTGACCATCTGGAATTCCTGAAACGCCTCGCCCTTTATTCCGTGATCGGCGACTACCTGTTCGTGCATGCGGGCATACGGCCCGGCCTGCCGCTTGGCCGTCAGAGCCCCGTTGACCTGATCAGCATCCGTGAGCCGTTTCTCTCTTATGACGGCGCGCTCCCCTATGTGGTCGTGCACGGGCACACGCGCGTGCCAGAGCCGGTCGTCCGGCCGGCCCGCATCGGAATCGACACCGGCGCCTTCAAGACGGGACGCCTGACCAGCCTGGTGCTCGAAGGCAGCCAGCGGCGGTTCCTGGCAACGGCCGGCGCGCCGGCCGAAGAGGCTGCAATTTGCGGGTGAGCTGGCGGCTGCCTGCGGTTCCATCCGTCGCCTGTCCCAGGATTTCACGATTGGTTAAGACCTGTTCCTGAAGATCCGGCTGGAGCGCGATTGGCCGCTCCGTATCGCCAGCGAGGGAGATGCGGCCAATGCGGTCCCGCAAAGTTGCGACATTGCCGGACTTGTCCAGCCGCTTCCGAGATCTCGCGCGGCTCTCGGCGCATTGGATGTGGGAGACCGACGCGGCCGGCCGACTTGTCTGGCAGGAAGGGCACAGTCCGCGCGTCGAGGCGGTGGACCTGGCGGACTATCTCCTGGGCGCGACCTTGGGGGAAATCTTGCAGGCGATCGCGGCTGAACCGCTGCAGGAACTCACCATAGACGTGGCGCTGCAGCGCCGCGCGCCCTTCTCCGACATCATCTATCGCTACATGGATGCGCTCGACGGCGAGACGTGGATCTGCCTCTCGGGCTTGCCACTCTGCGACGATCACGGCCGACCTGGCGGTTATCGCGGAATTGCCAGCGACGTCTCGGCGCTGGCCCGCTCGGAGATCGAGCTCCGCCACACAAACCGGCATCTCACCCATTCGGCGGAGCTTGCGGGCCTCGGCTACTGGGTTTGGGATCTTCAGCGCGACTGCTTCTTGGAATGTTCGGAGACCCTGGCCCGCATCTGCGGCGTCACGCTCGATGAATTCATGGAGAGCAACAGGAGCGGCAAGGCCTTCATCCACCCCGACGACCTTGCCGAATACACCCGCATCGAGCAGGCTTTCAACGATGGTGGGGAGCGCTATGAGGTTGTCTATCGGGTGCTCGCCCGCGATGGCATCGTGCGGATCTGCCGGGAGATCGGCGAGCGGGTGGCGGGCCGCGGCGGCCGGCCCGACGTGGCGATCGGTACAGTCCAGGACATCACCGAGGATTATCGGCTGCAGGCGGAGCTGAGCGCAGCGAAGGAGCAGCTCGAAAAGCAGATCGTCGCGGAGCGGGTTCTGTTCGCGGAGCTTCGACAAAAGGAAGAGCGGCTGCGCACCGCGCAGAAGCTCGAGGCCGTCAGCAGGCTGGCCAGCGGCATCGCCCATGACCTGAACAATATTCTCTTGCCGGTCATCGTGCTGGCCGAGCGCCTTGCAGAGACATTGCCGCCGGGGGCCGACCGCAAGGACGCTCAGACCATTCTCGAGGGCGCCGAGCGGGGCGCAGCGCTGCTGCGCGACCTTCTCGATTTTACCCGGGAAAAGGCGGGATCGCGCGAGTGCTGCGACCCGGCACAGGTCATTGCGTCGACCCTGCCGATGATCCGCGCCGTCTTGCCGCCCGGCATCGACCTGAGGACACGGATCAAGCGGGACCTCGGCCTGGTCGACATGAGTGGAGCGCTGCTGTCGCGGGTGCTGCTCAATCTTGCCAGCAACGCAGCCGATGCTATGGCGGGAACCGGCCGGCTGTTCATTGGCCTCGACGAAGTGGGCGGCGATGGCGGCGACAAGCTGCGCCTACGGGTGAGGGACACGGGCTGCGGCATCGGGCCGGAGGAGATGGGCCGGATATTCGACCCCTTCTTCACCACCAAGCCAATCGGCAAAGGCACCGGTCTCGGGCTCTCGGTGGTGCACGGCATCGTCACCGCCCATGAGGGGTCAATCGCCGTCACGAGCCAGCCCGGGCAAGGCACGACCTTCGAAGTCATCCTGCCTCGAAACGGCGTAGCCGTTGCTGGCCAGCTGGAGGACGTCTTGCCATGACGGCTCGTTCCGAAGACGTGCCGCTGCGCTGTCTGGTGGTGGATGACGACCGGGTGGTGCGGGAGACCTTGGTGTCGATCATGGAGGCGGCGGGCTTTGCGGTGGAGAGCGCGGCCGATGGCCGTGAAGCTCTGGCATTGCTCGAGGTGGAGCGGCCCGACCTCGTCATATCCGATATCGTCATGCCCGAGGTGGAAGGGATAGAGCTGATCCTGAGCCTGCGCGAGCGCCATCCGGATGTCGTCATCCTCGCCATCTCCGGCGGCGCGTTGAAGCAGGAGGGGGACCTCCTGCGCTATGCGGCAGCGCTTGGGGCGCATGCGGTCTTGCCGAAACCGTTCCGCCGCCGCGAGCTGTTCGAGGTCATCGGTCGGATCCTGCCGCCCGAAAAGGCGGCCCGCATGCGGTTTTAGCCGGCTTTGGCGCCCTGCGGCGGCGATGCCGATCCTGCGGGAGGCGTCGTGTGCGGCTCGTCCTGCACACCGCTCAGCTTGTCGCCGGCCCATTGGAACAGGACGTAGAGCGCCGGGATCAAAATGATGCCGAACAGGGTGGCGGCTGTCATGCCGCCGAGCACGGTCACGCCCATGGAGACGCGGCTGGCCGCTCCTGCCCCCGTGGCCAGCACCATGGGCACGACGCCGAGGATGAAGGCGATGGCGGTCATCAGCACGGCGCGGAAGCGCATATGCGCTCCAGCCATGGCCGCTTCCAGCCTGGACAGGCCAGCTTCGCGCTGCTCCTTGGCGAATTCCACGATGAGGATCGCGTTCTTGGCGGCAAGGCCGATGAGCAGCACCAGGCCGATCTGGCAGTAGATGTTGTTGGCGAGGCCGACGAAATGGATGGAGGCCACGGCGCCGAGCACCGCCACGACGACGGACGTGATCACCGCCAGGGGGATGGTCCAGCTTTCGTACTGGCCAACCAGGAAGAGATAGCCGAACACGAGGGCCAGGGCGAAGATTACGATCACCTGACCCGAGGCGGTCGCCTCCTGGTAGGACATGCTCGACCATTCATAGGAGTAGCCCTGGGGGAGCGTCTTGGCTGCGATCTCTTCAAGGGCTGCCATGGCTTCGCCGGACGAATGTCCCGGTGCCGCATCGCCATTGATGGTCGCGGCGGTGAACAGGTTGTAGCGGCTGAGCAGGCTCGGCCCGAACGTCGTGTCGATGCTGGCCAATGTGCGCACGGGCACCATGTCGCCATCGGTGTTGCGCACATAGAGGTTGAGGACGTCGTCCGGGACGGTGCGGAATTGCTGGTCGGCCTCGATATTGACCTGGTAGGTACGCCCGTACAGGTTGAAATTGTTGACGAACAGAGAGCCGAGCTGGGCCTGCAACGTGGAGAACAGGTCGGAGATCGGCACCTTCATGCTCTCTGTCTTCACTCGATCCACATCGAGGTAGAGCTGGGGGACGGAGGCGGAAAAGGTGGAGTAGGCCGAGCCGATGCGCGGATCGCCATTGGCGGCAACGATGAAGGAACGCATGACTGAGGCCAATTCGTCGGGCGACTGACCGGACAATGCCTCGAGACGGAAATCGAAGCCGCCGGTCGAGCCGACGCCAGGAATGGCCGGCGGCGGGAAGGCGAGCACCGAAGCTTCGACGATCTGCTCAAAGGCGCCCTTGAGATGCTGATAGATGCCGCCGAGGCGGAGCGCCGGCGTGTCGCGCTCATCCCAAGGCTTGAAGACCACGACCGCCAGGCCGGCATTGGTCGAGAGGGCGCTGGCCAGCATGCTGTAGCCCGACACGGTGATCACGTTTGCTACGCCCGGCGTTTCCTTCGCGATCTCCTGGACCCGCTGCAGCACGGCCGTGGTGCGGGGGAGGGATGCAGCGTCCGGCAGCTGGACGTTGACGAACAGGGCGCCCTGGTCCTCGGTCGGAATGAAGGCGGTGGGCGTCCTTTCGAACAGCCAGGCGGCCGCAGCGCCCGCCGCAAGAACGATGACGCCGGCAATGACCGCGCGTCGACCCAGGGCTCCGACCAGGCGGACATAGCCGTTGCGGGTGCGGTCGAGCCCTGCGTTGAACCACTTGAACGGGCCGCCTCTGGCCTCGCGCGGCGGACGCAGAACGGTTGCGCACAAGGCGGGGCTGAGCGTTAGCGCGTTGATGGCCGACAGGGTCACGGCGGTGGTGATGGTTACCGCAAACTGGCGATAGAGTTGGCCGGTGACGCCGGGCAGGAAGGCGACCGGTGCGAAGACCGCGATGAGCACCAGGGTGGTGGAGATGATGGGGCCGGTGACCTGGCGCATGGCCTCGCGGGTTGCTTGCTTGCGGTCGAGGTTGGGGTTCTCTTCCATCAAGCGCTGGACGTTTTCGACCACGACGATGGCGTCGTCGACCACGAGGCCGATCGCCAGGATCAGGGCGAACAGGGTTACCGTGTTGGCGGAGTAGCCGAGCGCCAGCAGCACCGCGAAGGTGGTGATCAGCGAAACCGGAATGGTGAAGGCAGGGATAAGGGTTGCGCGCAGATCCTGAAGGAAGACGAAAACCACCACCAGCACGATGATGGCGGTGATCACCAGGGTCTCGATGATCTCGTGAATGGTGGCGGAGACGAAGGCGGTGGAGTCGTAGACGACCTCATAGGTGAGATCGCCGGGGAAGCGGCTCTTGAGGCGGTCGAGCTCGGCACGTACCCCTTGCGCGACCGACAGCGCATTGGCATCCGGCGCCTGGTAGATGGCGAGCACCGCGGCTGGCCGGCCATTGAACGCACTGGTGGAGGAATAGCTCGCCGAGCCGAGCTCCACGCGGGCGATGTCGCGGATACGCACCACGGCGCCGTCAGCGGCGGTGCGCAGGATGATATTGCCGAATTCCTCGGCCGTGGACAGGCGGCCGAGGGCGGTGACGTTGTACTGCAGCGCCTGCTGGTCGGCGATGGGCGGCGCGCCGATCAGGCCGGCCGCGGCCTGCACGTTCTGCGATTTGATGGCCCGGTCCACATCGTTGGGCGAGATGGCGAGCGAGGCCATCTTCACCGGGTCGAGCCAGACGCGCATGGAATAGTCCATCTCCCCGAAGAGAGACGCGCTGCCGACGCCGTTCACGCGGGAGAGGGGGTCGCGAACATTGATCGAGGTGAAGTTCGACAGGAACAGCTCGTCATAGGCGCCGGAGGGCGAATAGATCGCCACCACCTGCAGGAAGCCGGGCTGCTGCGTGTTCACGCTCACGCCCAGGGTGTTGACGATGGCCGGCAGGTTGGGCTGGGCGAGCGCCAGTCGGTTCTGCACATTGACCTGGGCAATGTCGGGATCGGTGCCGATCTCGAAGCTGACGCTCAGGGTGTAGACGCCGCTCGAGGTGCTCACCGAGGACATGTAGATCATGTTCTCGACGCCGTTCACCTGCTCCTCGATGGGTGCGGCCACGGTTTCGGCCAAGGTTTCGGCATCTGCGCCGGGGTAGGTGGCGCTGACCTGCACGACCGGCGGGGTGATGTTCGGATATTGCGAGACCGGTATGTTGAGCAGCGCGAGCAGGCCGGCCAGGGTCATCACGATGGCGATGACCATGGCCAGCTTCGGCCGGTCGATGAAGATGCCGGAAATCATCGATCAGCTTCCGGACACAGAATTGATCGGGTTCACCACCGTGCCGGCGCTGATCTTCTGCAGGCCGCCCACGATGATCACCTCGCCGGAGGTGAGGCCCTTGCTCACGGCCCAGCCGCTGCCCGTGCGCTGGGCGGTGGTGATGCGGCGTTCCTCGGCGCGGTTGTTCTGGCCGAGCACGAAGACATAAGGACCGTTCACGTCCTGCATGACCGCCTCGCCGGGCACGACAGGCAGGCTCTGCTTCTCGCCCACCTGGACGGTGACGTTCACGAACTGGCCCGGGACCAGAAACCGATCGGGATTCTTGAAGTCGGCGCGGACGACGATGGTGCCGGTATTCGGATCGATCGTGTTGTTGGCGAAGGTGATCTTGCCGGGGTGGGCATAGGTCGCGCCGTCGGCGAGCTTGATATAGGGCACGAACTCGCCGGTGGAGACGGCGCCTTTGGACATCTGCTCCACCACCCTGAGGTAATCGACGTCGGAGACCGCGAAGGCGACCCTGATCGGGTCTGTCTGGACGACGGTGGCCAGGGTGCTGGAAGAGGGGGCGACCAGATTGCCGACCGTCTGGTTCGCCTTGCCGATCTGGCCGTTGATCGGCGAGGCGATCTTGGTGAAGCCGAGATTGAGCCGAGCGGAGAGCTGCTGGGCTTTGGCCTGGGCGATTGCGGCTTCCGCCTGCTGGACGCCGGCGTCCGCCTCGTTCTTCTGGGCCGTGGCCTCATCCAGCCGCGCCTGCGCAATCGTGCCGGATTTGCGCAGCTGAGCCATGCGCTGGTACTGCAGCGTGGCCTCCGTCGCCTTGGCCTGAGCGGCGGCAAGCTGGGCCTGAGCCTGCTGGACTGCGGCGGTTGCGGTCTCCAGCGCCGCCTCGTAGGTGCTGGGGTCGATGAGGAAGAGCGGCTGGTCCTTCTTGACCATGCTGCCTTCGGTGAATTGAACGGCCTTGATGAAGCCTTCGACACGGGGGTGAATGTCGACCTGCTGGATCGCCTCGACACGGCCGACGAACTCGGCGGTTCTCGTCACATCCTCGGCTTTGACCGCGGCGACCTGAACGCTGGGCGGTGGCGATGCGGGTTGCTGGGCCGCTGCCGTGCGCAGCGACAGGTTTGCGGTGGCGAGTGCCACCATCAAAACCGCGACAGTTGACCGAAGTGCCAATGCGACCTCCCCACGCCACAACGCATCAATTACGACCGTAAAAGACAATTCGTTTATAGAAGATGACGCGAGAGAGATTGTTGTAAGCTTGAAAGATCCTGCTTCCCACATGCAACAGCAATCGTCGTGCGGGCGGTGCGTTTCGTGGCCCCCCGAGCGCGGATCAGCAAATCCGCTATCTTGAACTGGACAGGGCAGGGCGCATTTGTTAGACAGCCAAGCTTCACGGCGATCTGGCGGGCGCATAGCTCAGTTGGTAGAGCAGCTGACTCTTAATCAGCGGGTCCATGGTTCGAGTCCATGTGCGCCCACCACCTAACCTACTATAAAGGTTAGAGTTTTCGCCCGGTCGCGAAGCGCTTTCCTCGAAAAGCCGGCCGCGTTTTGCAGATTTTTTGCTGGATTTCACTGATGCGTCGTGTCCGGATCAGTTTCCGGCTGACCTGATCGGTCGGCATGCCACGGGGGTTGCCGACCTGCTGCCGATCGGCAACGTCGCGCTGAAGGCGCCTCGAGCGGGTCTGGTCAAGCGGCGAGCTGAAGCGTCGCGTCGAGCGCGGCAAGGCTGGCAAGCAGCAGCGCCATGTCCCCCTGATCGCCCAGGCTATCCGGCTCGAGATTGTGCCGTGCGGGCGCTTGCGGCTCACGCGGATCGGCCATGGCATCAGTTCCATCCGCGCGGCTGACGAGGACCACGTCACCCAGCAGCCGCTCTTCGCCCTCTGCATCCACATAGCGGCCACGGCCGAGGAGGATGTTGCCTTCAACCATCTCCTCCACCTGCTCGCTCTCAAGGGAGATCTCGGAAATGCCGAGCTCGGCCAGGGTCTCGAATTCCCCCTCCTCACACAAGCCGTTCTCGTTGGCGTCGCGCCAGACGCCGGCCTGTGCCCATGCGTCGTCGTCCGCATCGAACACGCCGTTGGCGTCGCCGTCATAGCGGGCGGCGAAGGCCTCAAGGTCGGTGGCTCCGTCCTCGCCTTGCGCAAAGGCGAATTCCTCGAGCGCATCGATGGCGCCGGACTGGTCGGCATCGACCGCCAGGAAGCCGTCATCGCCCGCCACCCAGCCCAGCGGCTCGCCGACGCCATCCTCATCGAGATCGGCGAATACATGCGACTGCTCGGCGGCAATCAGCTCGAGCCCATCGCCATCAAGGTCGAGGACAATGGGGGCCAGCCCCCTGCGGCCGAACCCACCGCCGAAGCCGCGGCCAAAGCCGCCACCGAACCCGCCACCCGAGGCGATACCGATGCCCGCAGGCTTGATTGGGGGCATCGGCTTGGGCCGGGGGATCGGAACAAAGCTAGAACTACCGCTCCCCGTGCCGAAGGACGGCTTGGGCCTGGGGATCGGAATGTAGCTCGAGCCACCGCTCCCCTTGATGCTGGAGCCTCCGAACCCACCGCCGCCAGACGGATAATAGGGCAGCGGTCGGATTGGCGGGGCAATGTGGTGGGGCCGCATGCGCGGCGAGCCCGATAGGTCTATTCCGGGTTTGATCTGCGGCAGCTGGAACTTCGGTTCGTATGGCGGGTAGTTGGGCTTCCTTATTGAGGGATTGCTCTGGCATTCGAAATGGAAAGGATGCTTCGTGCAGAACGGGCTGCGCATCTTGGGCAGCTTGGGCGGCGGGGGATAGAAGTAGTACTTCGGCATCGGCTCGTCTGGGACGCCGGGCTCCCACGCTTCGGCGGCCGGCTCCGGGAGACGTTCGGGGGCGGGTTGGGGCGCTGGTTGCGGCGCCGCTTGGGGCGGCTCCGGCTCGGCCTCGCGCGCGCTTTCCGGATGGGCTTGCCGTTCCGAGCCAGGGGCGACGGGTTGACGTTGTCTTGGCGCGCCTTCTATAGGCGGCTCCGGCTCGATCGGTTGAACCACTTCCGGTGCAACCTCCTGGGCGGGCTTCGGCTGAACCTCTTGCGCCGGCTCGGGCTCGACTGGCTGAACCACTTCCGGTGCAACCTCCTGGGCGGGCTCGGGTTCGACTTCTTGTGCCGTTTCGGGTTTTGCCTCTTCTCCTTGCTCCGGCTGAGCTTCCATTGAACGCTCAGGCTGAGCCTCGGGCGAAGCTTCGGGCTTGGGCGTGCCGACAGCCTCGGTAACCGGCGCCGCCTGGCTTGCATCCTGGTTGCCGCTTGGCGCGTCCTCCGTGCCATTAGTGGCTTCCGGCGCAGCGGCAGGTTCGGACGCCTCCTGCGGCGCGGATCGTGATGCGGCGTCATCTTCGGCGGAGGGATCATCGGCCTCGCCCTTCGGGTCGCCATCATCTGCTTTCGTGAGTTCGTCGTAGGCCCATGCCGCGAGCTTATCGCCGGCCAAAGCCCCGGTGGCTCCCGCAACAGCAATACCGAAGATTAATGTGACTGGATTAAGTGCAGCGAACACCGCTCCGACCATCCAAACTAGGGCGACCGCACCGACGAGACTCCCACCGATTCGTGCGCCAGCCCGCAAATCGTCGTGCTCCTCGCGCAATGTGCTAAAAGCCGAAATGGCCATGCCCGGCGCGCCAGCCAGCCGCCCCACGGCGCCCGGCACGGCCCTCGACAATGCTGCACCCATGCTCTGCTGCGCCGATTTGACCAGCCGTTCGACACTTTCCTCAACCGCGCCAGTGAGCGTGTTCAGTCCGAAGGAGTGCCTATTGCTGAGCACGCCAGCTTTTCTGCTTTCAGCAGCACTCTCGCTCGAGGGCTCGGTCGCGGGCCTGCTGCCTCTTCGCCTCGATTGAGGCGGGAAGCGGATGTCCCGCAGCGACAGTTCGCTTCCCCGCCACCCTTGATCGTGCCAGTGCTGGTAGTCTTCCTGGGGCCGGACGACGTGCCAGAACCCGCGAGCGTCCTCCTCGTAGCGCTCATTACGGCCGTCAAGTCTGCTTCCTTCGTTTGGCATTTCTTAGATCCATATTTCTACCAGCTATTCTGTTGAGATCTATATTGGTGTATAGACTTTGAGTTATTAACAATTCTCTCTGCTGAAACATTTGTGAATTGTTTTGTGTCGCGTATATATGATCCTTGCTGCTAAGATTACCGTCCAGCAAGATATAACAAAGCAACAGAAGAGAAACGAATCTATTAACACGCAATCAGGATTTAAAAACAAGGGGTAGTTCGTAAGAAAGCTATACTTTGTGCTGACTGGCTTTATTTTATTGCTTAGCTCGTCTCCAAACAAAAGTGCCCAGAGGACAAATCCTGTTGCAAAGACGATAACTGTCAAATAAATTGGGTAACGCCATTTCTTTCTTTCGAACGCTTCGTTCGTATGGATTATCTGCCTCAGATGTGCGCGAGGCAGTCGGTAGCAGACCACGGGTGGCAACAGTGCCAAGCATACGGCGATCGACAGGAGATCAACCCCGATGCTCACCCGTAAGGCATCGAGAATGCGAAAGTCGCGGGCGGTCTTGGCATAAGCATCATAGGCGTGCGCTTTGGGGGCCTGCTCGCCCAGCCAGGCTAGGGTGCTCCATATCACGCTCGACTGCACAGGTTGCCCCTGGTCGACGATCGCCTCGATCCAGTATGACTTCAGGGTCGCTCCGATGATCGCCAACGCAATCGCGAACAAGAAAAAGAAGCTGTGTCGCCTCGTCCAGGTGCTTCCGTTAGTCTGTGGTGTTCGCATGCCTTGACCTGCTCCTGAATTTCTAGATTATGAAGCGCAGTGAGCTATGCCTTGATATTTGCATGTTTCGCATTGGGTGAACCGAATACATGAGCATGATTGTGGGGGTTGAATATCAGATGAAAATCCTATCAATTCACTTCCTCGACCGCATAAATGCTCATCTTTTCTCTTTTTGACATTCTAATTCTGATGCTTGCGCCTATGCATGATGATATAAAAATCCAAAGTGCTATTGTGAACAGCATAAAGATATATGTATCTCGGGAAACTGAGTGTGGATCAATGAGGATAGGGTAGTTGGCTAATTCTCTCCTTCCACCAGCATGTACTGTAAAGCTTATCTCGCCCCCGCATGTCAGTATATAGAGCGGAAATCCAATTGCTGCTGGTGCAAATATCGATGAATATATCGTGTATTTCCAAATGTTTTTCAAAAATTTTTTGTTTGAGCTTGCAATTCGTCTGAGATGTCCCTTAGTTAGTCTAAAGCAGAGCACGTAGGGAAGCACGAGTAGGCACAGGGCAATTGACGCCAGATCCAGCCCAATACACACCCGCAGGGCATCGAGAATGCGGAAGTCGCGGGCGGTCTTGGCGTAGGCGTCATAGGCATGCGCCTTGGGCACCAGCTCGCCCAGCCAGGTGAGGCCGTTCCACAGTGCGCTCGATTGCACGGGCTGGCCCTGATCGACGATCGCCTCGATCCAGTATGACTTCAGGGTTGCCCCGATGATGGCCAGCGCAATCACGAACAGTATAAAGAAACTCTGTCGCCGCATCTTCTCCTCAGAGTCATGAGAAGTCAGCCGCATCTCTCGCCGATGATTCTGGCTTTCCCTCGACCGGGGTTCGGCCAAAACCGATCTGCGGCGAGGTTCGTGGATCGCTTCTTCGGGTTGCGCGCCCCTGCTGCCTTTCCGCCTCGGCCGAGGTAAGAAGCGGATGTCCCGCAACGATAATTTGCTTCCCCGCCCCCCTTTGATCGTGCCAGTGCTACTGGTCGTGTGGAGGCGGGCTGTGCTCGCAGATTGGTCCGATTCACTTCAGGAGGACGAGACGTGATCCGTCAGGCCGAAGCAAGGGATGAAGCAGAAATCAGAGATTGTGCGGAACAGGCTTACGCGCGCTATATTCCTCTGATCGGCCGCAAGCCGGCGCCGATGCTTGCCAATTACGCCGAGCAGATCGCCGCCGGTCACGTCTATGTCGCTACGGACGCACGCGATGTTTTTCAGGGATTCATCGTGTTTTACCCGGAGAACGGGCATATCCTTCTGGAAAACGTGGCGGTTCTGCCTCGCGCAGCCGGCAAGGGTATCGGGAAGGCGCTGATCGGCTTCTGCGAGACGGAGGCCCGGCGGCGCGGCTTCGGCACCGTACGCCTCTATACGAACGAGAAAATGACCGAAAATCTTTCGATCTATCCGAGGTTGGGATACGCCGAGGTGGGGCGGCGCATCGAGGATGGCTTCAGCCGCGTCTACTTCGAGAAGTCTCTCCGCGATGGGGCTTCGGCCCAGCCAACCTGATTTCGGATCACGAGCTCGGTGTCAGGCTTCGCGACGTTCACGATCACCAAGCATGCACTGAGCTGGGTCCAATCTAGCCGTCCAACACTGCTCTAATTTTCGCGGCCAGTTGCTCCAGCGATGCGGGCTTCTGGAGAATATTGGCGCCAGGCGGGATCACGCCATTGTGGAGCATCGCCTTGCCCGCGTAGCCGCTCGTGAACAGAGCCTTCAGGTTGGGTCGGCACTTCCGCGCCTCCTCCACAAGGCGG
This window of the Rhodoligotrophos defluvii genome carries:
- a CDS encoding GNAT family N-acetyltransferase; its protein translation is MIRQAEARDEAEIRDCAEQAYARYIPLIGRKPAPMLANYAEQIAAGHVYVATDARDVFQGFIVFYPENGHILLENVAVLPRAAGKGIGKALIGFCETEARRRGFGTVRLYTNEKMTENLSIYPRLGYAEVGRRIEDGFSRVYFEKSLRDGASAQPT
- a CDS encoding efflux RND transporter periplasmic adaptor subunit; translated protein: MALRSTVAVLMVALATANLSLRTAAAQQPASPPPSVQVAAVKAEDVTRTAEFVGRVEAIQQVDIHPRVEGFIKAVQFTEGSMVKKDQPLFLIDPSTYEAALETATAAVQQAQAQLAAAQAKATEATLQYQRMAQLRKSGTIAQARLDEATAQKNEADAGVQQAEAAIAQAKAQQLSARLNLGFTKIASPINGQIGKANQTVGNLVAPSSSTLATVVQTDPIRVAFAVSDVDYLRVVEQMSKGAVSTGEFVPYIKLADGATYAHPGKITFANNTIDPNTGTIVVRADFKNPDRFLVPGQFVNVTVQVGEKQSLPVVPGEAVMQDVNGPYVFVLGQNNRAEERRITTAQRTGSGWAVSKGLTSGEVIIVGGLQKISAGTVVNPINSVSGS